The following coding sequences lie in one Miscanthus floridulus cultivar M001 chromosome 9, ASM1932011v1, whole genome shotgun sequence genomic window:
- the LOC136480222 gene encoding uncharacterized protein: protein MTVVPSWVTAIWSPRRYFLDKLRTWSQQEAAAVWASFSSVRHTENRVADLSTANSGSEVLWNNYFNDMFLSLLIFFNHATELLTNNKLSELACLTLYLMYEKKQGKDSFWYPYIKELDQHRGRGQLAVESPFLWTESELDYLTGSPLKDEVVARDEAIRREYNELDTLWFMAGSLFQQYPFEYVSA from the exons ATGACCGTGGTGCCGTCGTGGGTGACTGCAATATGGAGCCCTC GGCGATATTTCTTGGATAAACTCCGTACTTGGTCACAGCAGGAAGCTGCTGCAGTTTGGGCTTCGTTCAGTTCAGTTAGACATACTGAAAATAGAGTTGCAGATTTG TCCACTGCTAATTCTGGTTCAGAAGTTCTCT GGAATAACTACTTCAATG ATATGTTTCTTAGTTTGTTGATATTTTTTAACCATGCAACTGAGTTGTTAACAAACAACAAGTTATCTGAGCTGGCATGCTTGACATTGTATCTCATGTATGAGAAAAAGCAAGGAAAGGATTCATTTTGGTACCCCTACATTAAGGAACTTGACCAACATCGAGGAAGGGGGCAGCTAGCTGTTGAATCACCATTTCTATGGACTGAAAGTGAACTGGATTACCTTACTGGAAGCCCCTTGAAG GATGAAGTTGTTGCTAGAGATGAGGCAATAAGGAGAGAGTATAATGAGCTTGACACATTGTGGTTTATGGCAGGTTCACTATTTCAG CAATATCCTTTTGAGTATGTATCAGCTTGA